The following proteins come from a genomic window of Phnomibacter ginsenosidimutans:
- a CDS encoding 4Fe-4S dicluster domain-containing protein produces the protein MAIKITEECINCGACEPECPNNAIYEGGVEWALADGTTVSGSFTLLDGSSMDANQKNEPLSTDTYYIVPNKCTECQGFHEEPQCAAVCPVDCCVPDEAYVEAVDELMAKKNVCTAKPVAKII, from the coding sequence ATGGCAATTAAAATAACCGAAGAGTGCATCAACTGTGGTGCCTGCGAACCTGAATGTCCGAACAATGCGATTTACGAAGGCGGTGTAGAATGGGCACTGGCCGATGGTACCACTGTAAGCGGTTCATTTACCCTGTTAGATGGCAGCAGCATGGATGCCAACCAAAAGAATGAGCCACTGAGCACCGATACCTATTACATTGTTCCTAACAAATGCACCGAATGCCAGGGCTTTCACGAAGAGCCCCAGTGTGCCGCTGTATGCCCTGTAGACTGCTGCGTACCCGACGAGGCTTACGTAGAAGCAGTAGACGAACTGATGGCGAAAAAGAACGTTTGCACAGCTAAGCCTGTTGCAAAAATAATTTGA
- a CDS encoding cytochrome c maturation protein CcmE translates to MKKLHILLLVGVAVAIAVMISFTSDLTTYDTIASAKQKEGTYVHLIAKLDKAQPIDYDPLKNPNYCAFTVVDSLGGVTKVISNKPKPADLEMSERVVLKGRMKEDGFHCDDILLKCPSKYKDEQAKGLRHPGSKQEG, encoded by the coding sequence ATGAAGAAATTGCACATTTTGTTGCTGGTAGGTGTGGCGGTTGCCATTGCGGTGATGATTAGTTTCACTTCTGACCTTACGACTTACGATACCATTGCATCTGCCAAACAAAAGGAAGGCACCTACGTGCACCTCATTGCGAAGTTGGACAAAGCCCAGCCCATTGATTATGATCCTTTGAAAAATCCCAACTATTGCGCCTTTACTGTTGTGGATTCATTGGGCGGTGTAACCAAGGTTATCAGCAACAAGCCGAAACCAGCCGATTTGGAAATGAGCGAAAGGGTTGTATTGAAAGGCCGCATGAAAGAAGACGGTTTTCATTGTGATGATATTTTGCTGAAGTGCCCCAGCAAGTACAAAGATGAACAAGCCAAAGGCCTGCGCCACCCCGGCAGCAAGCAAGAAGGATAA
- the bshB1 gene encoding bacillithiol biosynthesis deacetylase BshB1, with protein MKLDILAIAAHPDDVELSCAGTLMMEKKAGKKIGIVDLTRGELGTRGTIETRAEEAADALRIMGLDVRENLGIPDGFFQNTQLYQLKVMEAIRHYQPEIVLTNAPSDRHPDHGRAAELVRDAAWLSGLRKIETFRNGQLQQAWRPTYVFNFIQDRYLKPDFVMDITPVMEQKIAAIKAYKTQFDTIPDDEPQTYISSPGFLQSIIDRSRQLGKVIGVDFAEGFISDKTLGIKSFNSFIQNVT; from the coding sequence ATGAAATTGGATATTCTGGCCATTGCTGCACATCCCGATGATGTAGAACTGAGCTGTGCAGGCACATTGATGATGGAAAAAAAAGCCGGTAAAAAAATCGGTATTGTAGACCTTACCCGAGGCGAACTGGGCACCCGCGGTACCATTGAAACCCGTGCCGAAGAAGCTGCCGACGCCCTTCGTATTATGGGGCTGGATGTGCGGGAAAACCTCGGCATTCCGGATGGATTTTTTCAAAATACACAGCTATACCAACTGAAAGTAATGGAAGCTATCCGGCATTATCAGCCGGAGATAGTGCTCACCAATGCTCCCAGCGACCGCCATCCCGATCATGGTCGTGCTGCAGAGCTGGTGCGTGATGCGGCCTGGCTGAGTGGCCTCCGCAAAATTGAAACCTTTCGCAACGGACAATTGCAACAGGCCTGGCGCCCCACTTATGTGTTCAATTTTATTCAGGACCGCTACCTGAAACCTGATTTTGTAATGGACATTACTCCGGTGATGGAGCAAAAGATAGCTGCCATCAAAGCCTACAAAACCCAGTTTGATACTATCCCCGACGACGAGCCGCAGACCTATATCAGTTCTCCCGGTTTTTTGCAATCCATCATCGATCGCAGCCGGCAGCTGGGTAAGGTGATTGGTGTAGATTTTGCCGAAGGCTTCATCAGTGATAAAACTTTGGGTATCAAATCCTTCAACAGTTTCATCCAAAATGTGACCTAG
- a CDS encoding acyl-CoA reductase, with protein MNLHQRIEILVKLGEYLLSDDAAWQETKTKAGIQNGWFVPQFVDAAAAGIAHGFLQPDALKAFAHQYLPQGITYAPQRLGIVMAGNIPMVGFHDMMCGILAGHQLVLKPSSKDEILMKHIVATLQQWAPDFCHEIIFAEQLKGCDAYIATGSNNSSRYFDYYFRNYPSIIRRNRTSVAVLDASEDAATLERLADDMLLYFGLGCRNVSKLYVPRNYDFVPLLRALDKYSWMADHFKFKNNYDYNLSLLLLNNKFYMTNGTVLLTENEGLFSPISQVHYSFYDSIDEAALLQEQADNLQCLCSKQHIPFGKAQQPGLSDFADGVDTMQFLTTLPQQQ; from the coding sequence GTGAATCTACATCAACGCATAGAAATACTTGTAAAGCTGGGTGAATATCTTTTATCGGACGACGCAGCATGGCAGGAAACCAAGACAAAAGCCGGTATTCAAAACGGCTGGTTTGTACCCCAATTTGTGGATGCTGCAGCTGCAGGAATTGCCCACGGATTTTTGCAGCCCGATGCGCTGAAAGCCTTTGCCCATCAGTATTTGCCGCAAGGCATCACCTATGCTCCACAGCGGCTGGGCATTGTGATGGCAGGCAATATTCCCATGGTGGGTTTTCATGATATGATGTGTGGTATTTTGGCCGGTCATCAGCTGGTATTGAAGCCTTCTTCGAAGGATGAAATACTGATGAAACACATCGTTGCCACCCTGCAGCAATGGGCGCCTGATTTTTGTCATGAAATTATTTTTGCAGAACAATTAAAGGGCTGCGATGCCTACATTGCCACGGGCAGCAACAACAGCAGCCGCTACTTCGATTATTATTTCCGCAACTATCCCAGCATCATCCGGCGCAACCGCACTTCGGTAGCAGTGCTCGATGCCAGCGAAGACGCCGCCACCCTCGAACGACTGGCCGATGACATGCTGCTGTACTTTGGCCTCGGTTGCCGCAACGTGTCGAAGCTGTACGTGCCCCGCAACTATGATTTTGTGCCGCTGCTACGAGCCCTCGATAAATACAGCTGGATGGCCGATCATTTCAAGTTTAAAAACAACTACGATTACAACCTAAGCCTGCTACTACTCAACAACAAGTTTTACATGACCAACGGCACGGTATTGCTCACGGAAAACGAAGGTCTCTTCTCTCCCATCAGTCAGGTGCATTACAGTTTTTACGACAGTATTGATGAAGCCGCCCTTCTGCAAGAACAGGCCGACAACCTGCAATGCCTGTGCAGCAAGCAGCACATTCCTTTTGGCAAGGCACAGCAGCCGGGCCTCAGCGATTTTGCCGACGGTGTAGATACCATGCAGTTTCTGACAACATTGCCGCAACAACAGTAA
- a CDS encoding fatty acid desaturase family protein, whose translation MATPKFPHVTPSFHAVLKQRVNKYFEEQKKSTTGGWRILSKGMILVAALTTTYIVLMLVQMPVWVALSLSGLMGLLIATIGFNIMHDGGHGSFSKYAFVNKLAALTLNILGGSAFMWNQKHNVIHHAYTNVHDVDDDLDAGIFLRLSKHQPKLGIHKVQHFYFWFLYCLLYLFWIFYSDFGKYFSRQIGSLPLKKMSLKDHLSFWIGKLLFAAVFMIIPIYVHGFLSWMIGFLVMTMLSGFVLSIVFQLAHTVQDTAFPLANEVTGKMDDEWAVHQLKTTANFATRSRVISWLVGGLNFQVEHHLFPRISHIHYPAINKIVKEACAEFNVTYIEYRTLGKAVASHVGYLRSLGQMV comes from the coding sequence ATGGCAACTCCAAAATTTCCGCATGTAACACCTTCGTTTCATGCAGTGCTCAAGCAACGTGTAAACAAGTATTTCGAAGAACAAAAAAAGTCGACCACCGGCGGTTGGCGTATTCTTTCCAAAGGCATGATACTGGTAGCAGCACTCACTACCACGTATATTGTATTGATGCTGGTGCAAATGCCCGTGTGGGTAGCTCTCAGCCTGAGTGGTTTAATGGGCTTACTCATTGCCACCATTGGTTTCAACATCATGCACGATGGTGGCCACGGCAGCTTTAGTAAATATGCTTTTGTAAACAAACTGGCCGCACTTACCCTCAACATTTTGGGCGGTAGTGCTTTTATGTGGAACCAAAAACACAATGTCATTCACCATGCATATACCAATGTGCATGATGTAGACGACGATTTGGATGCAGGCATCTTTCTGCGCCTCAGTAAGCACCAACCAAAGCTGGGCATTCACAAAGTGCAGCATTTTTACTTCTGGTTTTTGTATTGTCTGCTCTACCTGTTCTGGATTTTTTACTCTGATTTTGGTAAATATTTTTCTCGCCAGATTGGCTCTTTGCCGTTGAAAAAAATGAGCTTAAAAGATCACCTCTCATTTTGGATTGGCAAGTTGCTCTTTGCAGCTGTATTCATGATTATACCCATTTATGTGCACGGTTTCCTGAGCTGGATGATTGGCTTTTTGGTAATGACCATGCTGAGCGGTTTTGTATTGAGCATTGTGTTTCAACTGGCACATACCGTGCAAGACACCGCCTTTCCTTTGGCCAATGAAGTAACCGGCAAAATGGATGATGAATGGGCTGTACACCAACTGAAAACCACTGCCAATTTTGCTACCCGTAGCCGGGTGATCAGCTGGCTGGTAGGTGGCCTCAACTTTCAGGTAGAACACCACTTGTTTCCCCGCATTTCGCACATTCACTATCCTGCTATCAACAAGATTGTGAAAGAAGCCTGTGCCGAGTTCAACGTTACTTACATCGAGTATCGTACGTTGGGTAAAGCAGTAGCCAGCCACGTAGGTTATTTGCGCAGCCTGGGCCAGATGGTGTAG
- a CDS encoding DUF4294 domain-containing protein, producing MRSLLFISLLCVLGLASRAQSQPPPVQHPTYGVNDTIVVYATVMDDGTLVPTAWLLPVEVVGKMPRHLARQQKKMTRLKNAVYVTYPYAREASRIINYMNRRMAGMKDESERRKFIKSQEKQLKEAFGDKITSLSVYQGKVLMKLINRQTGADVYAILKEYKGGANARLWQTVAFVFGSSLKQPYDPTGEDAEMEGYVREVEMLYGG from the coding sequence ATGCGTTCGCTTCTCTTCATATCGCTGTTGTGTGTGCTGGGCCTGGCAAGCCGGGCACAATCGCAGCCGCCACCCGTTCAGCATCCTACATACGGGGTGAATGATACCATTGTGGTGTATGCCACGGTAATGGACGATGGAACGCTGGTGCCTACCGCTTGGCTGTTGCCAGTAGAAGTAGTAGGCAAAATGCCCCGCCACCTTGCCCGTCAGCAAAAGAAAATGACCCGGCTGAAAAATGCCGTTTACGTTACCTATCCCTATGCCAGGGAAGCCAGCCGCATTATCAACTACATGAACCGCCGCATGGCCGGCATGAAAGATGAGAGTGAACGACGAAAGTTCATCAAATCGCAGGAAAAGCAACTCAAAGAAGCCTTTGGCGATAAAATCACCAGCCTGAGTGTGTACCAGGGCAAGGTGCTCATGAAACTCATCAACCGCCAAACCGGTGCCGATGTATACGCCATTTTAAAAGAATACAAGGGTGGTGCCAATGCCCGGCTTTGGCAAACCGTGGCTTTTGTATTTGGCAGCAGCCTCAAGCAACCCTATGACCCAACCGGCGAAGACGCTGAAATGGAAGGCTATGTGCGGGAAGTGGAAATGTTGTATGGAGGGTAA
- a CDS encoding arginase family protein codes for MADLSNFDVNCAGNPNNNIFGLPFTEDESRLVIVPVPWEVTVSFGAGTARAAEQVFKASLQVDIFDQDSPEAWKQGFYMRPIDRKVLLKSDFLRKEAELFIDFISRGEDIKANRFMCKSIRDINEGSDFLNNWVYEQTSDLLKAGKMVGLLGGDHSTSLGYWKAQAERHESFGILQIDAHCDLRPSYEFFKYSHASVVYNGLEEIPQLSKVVQMGVRDFSQGEWEYLQEHKDRITCFFDRDLKNRRFEGATWQQLCDDIIAQLPQKVHLSFDIDGLNPKLCPRTGTPVDGGFETEEINYLLRKLLASGRELIGFDLVEIGIGESGWDANVGARQLWKLCNMMVSQQQA; via the coding sequence ATGGCCGACCTATCCAATTTCGACGTCAATTGCGCAGGTAATCCCAACAATAATATTTTCGGATTGCCTTTTACAGAAGATGAATCCCGACTGGTGATTGTTCCGGTACCCTGGGAAGTAACCGTGAGCTTTGGCGCCGGCACTGCCCGTGCAGCCGAGCAGGTGTTCAAAGCATCTTTACAGGTAGACATTTTTGATCAGGATTCACCCGAAGCCTGGAAGCAAGGCTTTTACATGCGGCCCATCGATCGTAAAGTGTTGCTGAAAAGTGACTTTCTGCGCAAAGAAGCCGAGCTCTTCATCGATTTTATTTCTCGTGGCGAAGACATTAAAGCCAACCGCTTTATGTGCAAGAGCATCCGCGACATCAACGAAGGGTCCGACTTTTTGAACAACTGGGTGTACGAGCAAACCAGCGACCTGTTGAAAGCCGGTAAAATGGTGGGCCTGCTCGGTGGCGACCACAGCACTTCTTTGGGTTATTGGAAGGCACAGGCCGAACGCCATGAATCATTCGGCATTTTGCAAATTGATGCCCACTGCGACCTGCGTCCTTCTTACGAATTCTTTAAATACAGCCATGCCAGCGTGGTATACAATGGCCTCGAAGAAATACCACAGCTGAGCAAAGTGGTACAAATGGGTGTTCGTGATTTTAGCCAGGGCGAATGGGAATACCTGCAAGAGCATAAAGACCGCATTACCTGCTTTTTCGACCGCGACCTCAAAAACCGCCGCTTTGAAGGCGCCACCTGGCAGCAGCTCTGCGACGACATCATAGCTCAATTGCCACAGAAAGTTCATTTGAGTTTTGACATCGATGGCCTCAATCCAAAACTGTGCCCCCGCACCGGCACACCGGTAGATGGCGGTTTTGAAACCGAAGAAATCAACTACCTGCTGCGCAAACTACTGGCCAGCGGCCGTGAGCTCATTGGTTTCGATTTGGTTGAAATCGGCATTGGCGAAAGCGGATGGGATGCCAACGTGGGTGCCCGCCAGTTGTGGAAACTCTGCAACATGATGGTGAGCCAGCAACAAGCGTAA
- a CDS encoding PQQ-binding-like beta-propeller repeat protein encodes MKHPFMFIGSKLTSLLILSSSLFFIIACGKDKIKDPNKEILSVKFLKSDSTAFNEADVSVFLEKDSIWVYLPPNADLSRIKPVITYKGEKISPLSGVTMDFTNPVVFNVTAEDGTTRSYVAVVKAQEVNKVYVGDTGGRLVCYNAKTGVERWIKTIPGGEGFGYSQACLKNNTIYIGGTDAKVYAINSMTGEVKWTYQALQAIESSPIVENGIVYIGSNHLLFALDAETGNLKWTYTTYGNVSGKPMYDNGIIYFGADGIVYALNATTGSLIREYRTHQSETLFYSGETVLYKGHIYIGSRYGKLFAFNKETGNLKWTFNDDRASMEQSTPIIRNDTIFILSSFDMGSSTRQFGSAYAIDANTGVLIWKSQNGIGFKKNPVYHDGILYMSGYDDKFKALNSKDGSAVWQVSNFRGMEPTLGNNLLFVGEGINKRFCAIEPKTGRIVWEKTGGHFIFNKPLVVDNRGRVIN; translated from the coding sequence ATGAAACATCCATTTATGTTTATCGGTAGCAAACTCACCAGTCTTCTTATTTTATCGTCATCACTATTTTTCATTATTGCATGTGGAAAGGATAAAATAAAAGATCCAAACAAAGAGATTTTGAGTGTAAAATTTCTTAAGTCCGACAGTACAGCATTCAACGAAGCAGATGTTTCTGTATTTCTGGAAAAGGATTCTATTTGGGTTTATTTACCTCCGAATGCAGATTTGTCGAGAATCAAACCGGTTATAACCTATAAGGGAGAAAAAATTTCACCGCTCTCTGGTGTTACTATGGATTTTACCAATCCTGTTGTTTTTAATGTAACTGCTGAAGATGGTACCACCCGTTCTTATGTTGCGGTTGTAAAAGCACAAGAGGTAAATAAAGTCTATGTAGGTGATACCGGCGGGCGACTTGTTTGTTATAATGCCAAAACTGGTGTGGAGCGTTGGATTAAGACGATACCAGGGGGCGAAGGCTTTGGCTATTCTCAAGCCTGTTTAAAAAACAATACTATTTACATTGGTGGCACCGACGCAAAAGTATATGCCATTAACTCTATGACAGGTGAAGTGAAATGGACTTATCAAGCATTACAAGCAATAGAAAGTTCTCCTATTGTTGAAAATGGAATAGTATACATTGGAAGCAATCACCTTCTGTTTGCGCTGGATGCCGAAACAGGAAATTTAAAATGGACTTACACCACATATGGCAATGTAAGTGGTAAGCCCATGTACGATAATGGAATAATCTATTTTGGTGCAGATGGTATTGTGTATGCTCTAAATGCAACAACAGGCAGCTTGATCAGAGAATACCGTACTCATCAAAGTGAAACACTTTTTTATTCAGGAGAAACCGTGTTGTATAAGGGTCATATTTATATTGGTAGCAGGTATGGAAAGCTATTCGCTTTTAATAAAGAAACTGGCAACTTAAAATGGACCTTTAACGATGACAGAGCATCTATGGAACAATCAACTCCTATCATCCGTAACGATACCATATTCATTTTATCATCGTTTGATATGGGATCATCTACCAGGCAGTTCGGCTCGGCATATGCCATTGATGCAAATACTGGTGTATTAATTTGGAAAAGTCAAAATGGCATCGGATTCAAGAAGAACCCGGTTTATCACGATGGAATACTATACATGTCTGGATATGATGATAAATTCAAAGCCTTAAATTCTAAAGATGGCTCTGCTGTTTGGCAGGTGTCCAATTTTAGAGGTATGGAACCTACTTTGGGAAATAATCTTTTGTTTGTTGGAGAAGGTATAAACAAAAGATTTTGCGCTATCGAACCTAAGACAGGCAGGATAGTGTGGGAAAAAACCGGAGGTCATTTTATATTCAATAAACCTCTCGTAGTAGATAACCGAGGTAGAGTCATCAACTAA
- the ccsA gene encoding cytochrome c biogenesis protein CcsA codes for MEFVGEHLLPGQIGHFMIVLSLMSALFASISFFMGFKAADESSRPMWMKLARISFGIQTLSVLVSFYILYYIITNHLFEYKYVWQHSSKALPMEYLLSCFWEGQEGSFLLWSFWHAILGWFIIGRSGKWEGPVMSVISFAQFALATMVLGVYFFGQKVGSSPFVLLRNEMDAPIFSTTNYLEFVTDGNGLNALLQNYWMVIHPPVLFLGFASTVVPFAYAAAGLLTKDHAGWTKAALPWASFSAAALGLGIMMGAAWAYESLTFGGYWAWDPVENASLVPWLILISGLHTNLIYRSTGYSLRATYLFYILTFLLILYSTFLTRSGVLGDTSVHSFTGSGMNTQLLLFIFVFLLPVGWMFARQYKAIPSIQKEESLYSREFWMFIGALVFFFSALVIIGKTSLPVFNKIFGTNIAPPEDVEYSHNQIQVWVAVIVGLLTAVTQYFKYKDTPKKTFYSKMLWPTVIALAISLTISFTVGVAYDKKGAGFWMALHIAIFTAVYAIVANAGYIWTGMKGKLRLAGSSVAHVGFGMVLLGILISASNKITLSYNTTGISPLQMKDATDVNNNPRENLTLIKGVATDMGKYMVTYTKDTVSPYDSKRYFEILFENKNKQEKFALYPDVIENNKGGEGLTPNPDAKHYWNKDIFIYLTFLSDPSAKAKDTTQFANKTVVIGDTSFYSNGMWTVNQLEFNPPDERLKAYKGDTVLAADITVIAKDGRQYKSRPAFRLKNNTLEMLPDTVMSQSLVFALRKPGDMDKKEVEIGIKESNAILDFVTLKAYEFPMINVLWLGIIVMVVGFVMSMLQRRKLAQRNND; via the coding sequence ATGGAATTTGTAGGAGAACACTTATTGCCCGGACAGATCGGGCACTTTATGATTGTCTTGTCGCTGATGTCGGCTCTGTTTGCCAGCATCAGTTTTTTCATGGGGTTTAAAGCTGCCGATGAAAGCAGCCGGCCCATGTGGATGAAGCTGGCCAGAATATCTTTTGGTATCCAAACCCTTTCGGTGCTGGTGTCTTTTTACATTTTGTACTACATCATTACCAACCACTTATTTGAATATAAATATGTGTGGCAGCATAGCAGCAAGGCCTTACCCATGGAGTATTTGCTCAGCTGCTTTTGGGAAGGACAAGAAGGAAGCTTCTTGCTCTGGAGTTTCTGGCATGCCATTTTGGGGTGGTTCATCATTGGCCGTAGCGGCAAATGGGAAGGACCGGTAATGTCAGTCATTAGCTTTGCACAGTTTGCACTGGCAACCATGGTGCTCGGTGTGTACTTCTTTGGGCAAAAAGTGGGTAGTAGTCCGTTTGTATTGCTGCGCAATGAAATGGATGCCCCCATTTTCAGTACTACTAACTACCTCGAATTTGTGACCGATGGCAATGGCCTCAATGCCTTGCTGCAGAACTATTGGATGGTGATTCACCCGCCAGTGCTCTTCCTTGGTTTTGCATCTACGGTGGTACCATTTGCGTATGCCGCAGCGGGTTTGTTAACCAAAGATCATGCAGGCTGGACAAAAGCCGCCCTGCCTTGGGCTTCCTTTAGTGCCGCTGCACTTGGCCTGGGTATAATGATGGGTGCTGCATGGGCTTACGAAAGCCTCACTTTTGGTGGCTACTGGGCATGGGACCCTGTTGAAAATGCTAGTCTTGTACCATGGCTCATCCTCATCAGCGGGTTGCATACAAACCTCATTTACCGTAGTACAGGTTATTCTTTGCGGGCAACGTATTTGTTTTATATCCTTACTTTCCTGCTCATTTTGTACAGCACTTTCCTTACCCGCAGCGGGGTGTTGGGCGATACTTCCGTACACTCATTTACCGGCTCGGGCATGAATACGCAGTTGCTGCTCTTCATCTTTGTTTTTCTGCTGCCTGTGGGTTGGATGTTTGCCCGCCAATACAAGGCTATCCCCAGCATTCAAAAAGAAGAAAGCCTGTACAGCCGTGAGTTTTGGATGTTCATTGGTGCCCTGGTGTTTTTCTTTTCGGCCCTGGTGATTATTGGAAAAACGTCTTTGCCGGTGTTCAACAAAATTTTTGGTACCAACATTGCCCCACCGGAAGATGTAGAGTATAGTCACAACCAGATTCAGGTTTGGGTTGCAGTCATTGTAGGATTGCTGACAGCTGTTACACAATACTTCAAATACAAAGACACGCCCAAAAAGACTTTTTACAGCAAAATGCTGTGGCCTACTGTCATCGCATTGGCCATCAGCCTTACCATCAGCTTTACAGTTGGTGTGGCGTACGATAAAAAAGGCGCTGGTTTCTGGATGGCATTACACATCGCCATTTTCACTGCGGTGTACGCCATAGTTGCCAATGCCGGCTATATCTGGACGGGTATGAAAGGCAAGCTGCGCCTGGCGGGCTCTTCGGTAGCACACGTGGGTTTTGGTATGGTGTTGCTGGGCATTTTGATTTCTGCCAGCAATAAGATTACGCTGAGTTACAATACCACGGGCATATCGCCGCTTCAAATGAAAGATGCCACCGATGTAAACAATAACCCCCGCGAAAACCTGACCCTGATAAAAGGCGTGGCTACTGATATGGGTAAATACATGGTAACCTATACCAAGGATACCGTGAGCCCCTACGACAGCAAACGCTATTTCGAAATCTTGTTTGAAAACAAAAACAAGCAGGAAAAATTTGCGCTGTATCCCGATGTAATCGAGAACAACAAGGGTGGGGAAGGTCTAACGCCCAACCCCGATGCCAAGCATTATTGGAACAAAGACATTTTCATTTACCTCACTTTCCTCAGCGATCCTTCTGCCAAGGCAAAAGACACCACACAGTTTGCCAACAAAACCGTGGTGATAGGCGATACCAGCTTTTACAGCAATGGCATGTGGACAGTGAACCAGCTGGAATTTAATCCACCCGACGAACGTCTGAAAGCATACAAAGGCGATACCGTGTTGGCTGCTGATATTACAGTGATTGCGAAAGATGGCCGGCAATACAAATCACGCCCCGCCTTCCGGCTCAAAAACAATACGTTGGAAATGTTGCCCGACACCGTCATGAGTCAAAGCCTGGTGTTTGCCCTGCGCAAGCCCGGCGATATGGACAAAAAAGAAGTGGAAATCGGCATCAAGGAAAGCAATGCCATTCTCGACTTCGTGACGCTGAAGGCTTACGAATTCCCCATGATTAATGTATTGTGGTTGGGCATTATTGTAATGGTAGTGGGCTTTGTGATGAGTATGTTGCAGCGGCGTAAGCTGGCGCAGCGAAACAATGATTAA
- a CDS encoding trypsin-like peptidase domain-containing protein — protein MNWKSVFAIAGVSVVTSVLSVWGLGKIYSSSNSNGYQESGKMPANYASFVEGNGVQGNTPVDFSAAAGAATPAVVHIKTKINARQVTTQRQRSPFADLFGDDFFGDMFGGPRSMTIPEQRASGSGVIITKDGYIVTNNHVIENADEINVTMPNKKSYKAELIGADPSSDLAVLKITGENLPYIVWGNSDDVKLGQWVLAIGYPWSLDVTVTAGIVSAKARSLGLNSRKSNTPIESFIQTDAAVNQGNSGGALVDAEGKLIGINSAIASQTGSYAGYSYAIPVNIVRKITGDLIKYGAVQRAYLGITYLPDDAPEEEFRKAGIAQGEGVYVREVPEGGAAAAAGIKPGDYITAINGVKVTSGSEMVEQVANYKPGDKVTISFKRDGAAKSTTVTLKNRAGNTDVVKNDANADLKEKLGGQLETVSKKDAEKYNIAGGVRVVSLGEGLLSNTRMQKDFVITSVNSQPVKSVEELMKLLGSARGTVRLEGVYPGFEGVYGYPLNLNPQQENGNGRQ, from the coding sequence ATGAATTGGAAGTCCGTATTTGCGATTGCAGGCGTTAGCGTCGTTACCTCGGTGCTGAGCGTTTGGGGTCTGGGAAAAATTTACAGTAGCAGCAACTCAAACGGTTATCAGGAATCAGGAAAAATGCCTGCCAACTATGCCTCTTTTGTAGAAGGCAATGGTGTGCAGGGCAATACACCGGTCGATTTTTCGGCAGCAGCTGGTGCGGCCACGCCGGCCGTGGTGCACATCAAAACAAAAATCAATGCCCGTCAGGTAACCACGCAGCGGCAGCGCAGTCCCTTTGCCGATTTGTTTGGCGATGATTTCTTTGGCGACATGTTTGGCGGTCCCCGCAGCATGACCATTCCCGAGCAGCGGGCCAGTGGTTCCGGCGTTATCATTACCAAAGACGGCTACATTGTAACCAATAACCACGTGATTGAAAACGCCGATGAAATCAACGTGACCATGCCCAATAAAAAATCGTACAAGGCCGAGCTCATTGGCGCCGACCCCAGCAGCGATTTGGCGGTATTGAAAATTACCGGCGAAAACCTGCCCTATATTGTTTGGGGCAACAGCGACGATGTAAAACTGGGACAATGGGTACTGGCTATTGGCTACCCCTGGAGCCTGGATGTAACGGTAACAGCAGGTATTGTGAGTGCCAAAGCCCGTTCGCTGGGCCTCAACAGCCGCAAGAGCAACACGCCTATTGAAAGCTTTATACAAACCGATGCTGCCGTAAACCAGGGCAACAGCGGTGGTGCCCTGGTAGATGCTGAAGGCAAGCTTATTGGCATCAACTCGGCCATTGCTTCACAAACGGGTTCGTATGCGGGTTACAGCTACGCTATTCCGGTGAATATCGTTCGTAAGATTACCGGCGACCTCATTAAGTATGGTGCCGTACAGCGGGCTTATTTGGGTATTACCTACCTGCCCGATGATGCACCTGAGGAGGAATTCCGCAAAGCAGGCATTGCACAGGGCGAAGGCGTGTATGTACGGGAAGTGCCCGAAGGTGGTGCAGCCGCTGCAGCAGGCATTAAGCCCGGCGATTATATCACTGCCATCAACGGCGTAAAAGTAACCAGCGGTTCAGAAATGGTAGAACAGGTGGCCAACTACAAACCCGGCGACAAAGTGACCATCAGCTTTAAAAGAGATGGTGCTGCTAAATCAACCACCGTTACGTTGAAGAACCGTGCCGGTAATACTGATGTGGTGAAAAACGATGCCAACGCCGACCTGAAAGAAAAACTCGGCGGTCAGCTGGAAACCGTGTCTAAAAAGGACGCCGAGAAATACAATATTGCCGGTGGTGTACGGGTGGTAAGCTTGGGCGAAGGCCTGCTGAGCAATACCCGTATGCAAAAAGACTTTGTAATTACGAGTGTAAACAGCCAGCCTGTGAAATCGGTAGAAGAACTGATGAAATTGCTGGGCAGTGCCCGTGGCACCGTTCGCCTTGAGGGTGTGTATCCTGGTTTTGAAGGGGTGTATGGTTATCCGCTCAACCTGAACCCACAGCAAGAAAATGGTAACGGCCGGCAGTAA